Part of the uncultured Desulfobacter sp. genome, CTTACTGAGCTCTTTCATATAAAAAATATTTCCGGCTCTTTTCTATCCCGGCAGTTTTGATGTAGTGCTTGAATAGCGGATTGAAAATTCGGTTCGTTCATTTGCCTTGCTTCTTCTGGACAGATTTTCACACAGGCAAAGCATATAAGACATTGCCACCTATCTGTCTGGGTTACATTTTCAGGGGAAATAGCTCCGGTAGGACACACGTCGGCACATTGTCCACACTTGGTGCATTTTGACGCGTCTGTTTCCGGGGTCAGTGCGACAATCGATCGTGCTTCTTTTATCATATTCAGACTCACAGGCTCGATATAGGGAAACTGGCCGGGAATTGTAATAGCTGTTAAATGCTGCGATGATTCCACATTTTGCAGTGTTTTTCGAATCGCAACACCAAACTCCCGGGCTTTTCGGATATCACTTTCATCAGGACGATGTGGTGCAATTGGATAAGTTTTTGAGGAATACGAATGCTCGGCAACAAAGGCTCCTCCTGCTACTGGAATAAATCCAGCATCAACAGCTATATCATGTAATTCTTTGAGGGCATCTTCAAATGCTCTGTTTCCATATACGGCAACAAGCACAACAGGAGTCTGCGTCGCTTTTAATGAAGTTAAGTATGGTAAAATTTCCTCTGGTACACGCCCGTAATATACTGGAGTTGCAATAATAACAATATCGTCTTCGTTAAATAATAGTTGGTCATTGCGTTGCTCCCTATTAGTTATATCTACCATTTCAGTAAATTCAGGGTTAATTCCCTGGGTAATACTTTTTGCTATTGTCTTTGTTGTTCCAGTTGGAGAGAAGCATACACAACGAACTGATTTAATTTTCATTTAATGCCTCCATGTTTAAAAGAATAAGAAGTAATTCTGTAGTTTTTTCTGCTAAAGCTCAAGGTTGTGATTTTATGATAACCTTCAAGTAACAAACAAATAACCAGATGTAAATAGTAAGCTTGAATGAAATAATTAAGGAAAACATGAACGAGCAATGATGATAAAAGCAGGCCATACCTGCTTCTGACAATGTCATGATTACCAGAAGTAATGTTGGGTAATTGGAGCCCCGGATATCAGGATAACCTTTCAATTTGTAACGGTTTTTAAATGTAATTCTTATCCTTTTTTGAAGCAGGACACCATCGGTAACGCGTGGGAATTGAAACACTCAGGTTGTTCGTGGTACCCTTGACTCAATTTGAATATCTTAGGGGTAGTATCACCCGTGTGATCAAAGCATTAAAAACGGCAGTTAAATTTTTTGAAGAACAGGAGTCCTCTGTGAATCGTGCGGAAATGATCAAAAAAATAGCAGGCTATGACGGTTATTGGGATTTTGTCGTTATCGGTGGCGGGGCAACCGGATTGGGTGTGGGACTGGATGCCGCATCAAGGGGGTATAAAACGCTTTTGTTGGAACAACACGATTTTTCCAAAGGGACATCCAGCCGGTCGACAAAATTGGTTCACGGCGGGGTCAGGTACTTGCGTCAGGGAAACATTTCCCTGGTTCTTGAGGCCCTCCATGAGCGGGGTCTCTTAATTCGCAACGCCCCGCATCTGGTCAGTCATCAGGCATTTGTGGTACCCAACTATGAGTGGTGGGACGGCCCTTTTTACGGTGCAGGGATGAAAGTATACGATCTGTTGGCTGGCAGACTTGGGCTGGGATCTTCCAAACACCTTTCAAAAGAAGAAACATTAAAGCGGATTCCCACACTGGAGCCCAAGGGACTGCGGGGGGGCGTGGTCTATTTTGACGCCCAATTTGACGATTCCCGCCTGGCCGTCAACCTGGCCCAGACCATGGCTGAACATGGGGGCGTGCCTGTAAATTACATGAAAGTGACCGGGTTTACCCGGTCCGGTGAAATGATTGACGGGGTAACCGCAAAAAATATGGAAACCGGTGATGCGTACGAAATTCACAGCCGGGTGGTGGTAAACGCCACCGGTGTTTTCACCGACGAAGTACTTAAAATGGAAAATCCGGACGCTGCTCCCATCATTACGCCCAGCCAAGGGGTTCATGTGGTCCTGGATAAGGAATTTCTTCCCGGTGATTCAGCCGTCATGGTGCCCCAGACCACTGACGGAAGGGTTTTGTTTGCCGTTCCATGGCATGATAAGGTCGTCGTGGGCACCACGGATACACAAGTACCGGATGTGAGTCTGGAACCCCGGGCATTGGAGGAGGAGATCAAGTTCATCCTTGACCATGCGGCCGTCTATTTAACCAAAGATCCTGCCAGAGATGACGTTCAAAGCGTTTTTGCCGGACTGCGCCCCTTGGTTAAAGCCGGGGAAGGAAAAAGCACGGCAGCCATCTCCCGGGACCACTATTTAGTCATTTCTGAATCGGGTCTTGTGACCATCACCGGCGGCAAATGGACCACCTATCGCAAAATGGCCGAAGATACCGTCAACCAGGCAGCCCTGGTGGCCGGGCTGAAAGATCAGCCCTGCATCACTAAAGATCTTAGAATCCATGGATGGTTAAAGCATTTTGATGAACACGACCCCTTAAGCTACTATGGGTCCGATGCAGTTTATATCAAAAAAATCGTAAACGCAGATACAGCCATGGGTGAGAAACTCCATGAAAAATTATCTTATATCAGAGCGGAAGTGATCTGGGCTGTCAGGGAAGAGATGGCCAGAACCGTGGAGGATTTTTTAGCCCGGCGCAGCCGTGCCCTTTTTCTGAATGCCCGGGCCAGTATCGATGCGGCGCCGGAAGTGGCCCGGATCATGGCCGAGGAGATGGGGTATGATCGCACATGGCAGGTGGACCAGGAAAATGCATATGTTACTTTGGCCAAAGCGTATCTGCTGACCTAAAAATTACATAACAATCAGCAATTTTCAGGAGGTGTTCATGTCTCAATATATCATGGCCCTGGATCAGGGCACAACAAGTTCCCGTACCATACTTTATAATGAAACGGGTGAAGCCGTAGCTGTTGCAAGTGAAGCGTTCCCCTGTCAGTATCCCAAAGACGGTTGGGTGGAGCAGGACGCTGAAGAGATATGGAGATCCCAGAAAAATACAATGGATGCCGTCCTTGAACAAGCCAAGCTCAACCTGGGTGATGTGGCTGCCATCGGTATTGCCAATCAGCGGGAAACCATCATTGCCTGGAACACAGAGACAGGGAAGCCGGTGGGTAAAGCCATTGTCTGGCAATGCCGCCGGACCGCGGATTATTGTGACCGGTTAAAAACAGAAGGATTTGATACAGTCATCAAAGAGAAAACCGGCCTGGTGACCGACGCTTATTTCAGCGGGTCCAAAATCCGCTGGATTTTGCGACACAGCATAGAAGCCAGGGAACTGTGCAATAAAGGCAAACTGAAGGTGGGAACCGTGGACGCATGGCTGATCTGGAAATTGACGGCGGGCGTCGTCCATGCCACCGATGTGAGCAATGCGAGCCGGACCATGATTTTCAACATCCATGATCTTAAGTACGATCCAGTCCTGATGGAAAAATTGGAGATTCCCGAAGAGATTCTTCCACATGTCAATCCGTCCTGCGGCATATTCGGTAAAACCAACAAAAAACTGTTCGGGCATGAAATACCCATTGCCGGTGTCGCAGGGGACCAGCAGGCCGCCCTGTTCGGCCAGGCCGCCTTTGAAAAAGGAATGACAAAGATCACTTACGGAACCGGTTGCTTTATGTTGATGAATACCGGGAGCCAAGCCATTGCATCACCCTCGGGACTGCTCACAACCATCGCTTGGCAGATCGGTGATAACGTCACCTATGCCTTGGAAGGTTCGGTGTTTGTTGCCGGTGCACTGTTGCAGTGGATGCGGGATGACTTAAATTTTTTCAGCGATGTGGCCCAAACCGAAGAGATGGCCACGGCCATCCCCTCATCCGAAGGGCTTTACATTGTCCCTGCCTTTGTGGGCCTGGGCGCGCCTTATTGGGATCCCTATGCCAGGGGCGCCATGCTGGGCATTACCCGGGGAACAACAAAAAATCATATTATCCGGGCCGGGCTTCAATCCCTTGCCTACCAGGCCAATGATTTGATCGGTGCCATGGTTAAAGATTCGGGTATTAAATTAAAAACTGTTAACGTGGACGGCGGGGCCAGTGCCAACAATTATCTATGCCAATTCCAGGCGGACATCCTGGGCGTCTCCTTGTGCCGTCCTAAGCACGTGGAGACCACTGCCATGGGGGCGGCTTACCTTGCCGGTCTTGCTGTCGGCGTATGGGCGGACATGGACCAGATTAAATCTTTTTGGCAGCAAGACCGTTGTTTTCATTTGAACAAAAGCCAGGAAAAGGTGGATGAATGCCTGCAAGGCTGGAGAAAAGCGGTGGACCGTGCAAAGTCATGGGCCAAAACTTGAAGTACTTTGCCCTGTCAGGGAATGATCCGGCCGACAAGGTTGTCGTCATTACCGAATTGATCATATTTAAGATTCACTATTTTTCCTTTAAGGCCGACCGGGGGACCTTGGGCATCTTCATTCTCGATGAAAATGGTCAGGTAATTGGTGGTGATCGCCTTAAGCATACCTGTGTGCCGGTCCCTCTGATTCTGGATCAGTGCTTGGAGAACCCTGCCCTGGTTTAATTTGATAAATGCAGATCGTTTCCGCTCTCCAAGCTCGCGCATCAGGGCGGCCCTTTTTTTTGCCGTATCCGAGGGTACCTTGGGGGTGAAATGGTATGCCGGGGTTCCTTTTCTTGGTGAAAAGGGGAAGACATGGAGGTAAGAGACGGGCAGATCTTCCACAAGCTTGTATGTATTTTCAAACGCCTCGTCGGTTTCACCGGGAAACCCCATGATCACATCAAGGCCGATACCGGCATGGGGCAGGATCCCATGGATTTTTTGGACGACTTCAGAAAATTGTTCAACGGAATAGGGCCGTTTCATCCGGGCCAGAACATCATTGTCCCCCGCCTGGAGAGGAATGTGAAAATGGTCGCACAAAATATGGCCGGGCCGCGCCAGGTGGATGAGTTCTTCGGTAATTTCATTGGGCTCAATGGAAGAGATCCTGATCTGATCGACCGGTTTGTTTTCATCAAGGGTTTTTACAAGATCAGTCAACGATGTTGCAGGGGTTAAATCCATACCGTATAATCCCGTGTGGATGCCCGTGAGGATGACCTCTTTGAACCCCTGCCTGTTTAAGCTTGACACATGGGCCACGACCTCGTCAAAGGGCAAGGAGACCGATGCCCCCCGGGCATAGGGGATAATGCAGTAGGTGCAGAACTGGTTGCACCCGTCCTGGATTTTCAGATAGGCCCGGGTCATTTTACCCGATACGGGCCGGTCGGATTCTGCAAATGCCGCAAACTGTGCCGCGTCACCGAATTCAGGTTTTCTAAAATCAAACAGATCGTTTCCAGGGTGTTCCTGTCCAAGGTATTTGGTGATCACAGGTTTATCCTGGTGGCAGACAATAAGATCCACCCCTGAAATTTTTTTAAACTGTTCCTGATCAGTCTGGGCATGGCATCCTGTGACAATTACGGTTGCATCGGGGTTTTCCCGGATCAGTTTTCTGGTTTCCTGGCGGGACTGCATGCCCGCCCTTGAGGTCACGGCACAGGTATTTATAATGCAGACATCCGCAGGACTGCCCTTGTCTGCCCTTGAAAAACCATGGGCTTCAAGCTGGGCTGCAATGGCGTCGGATTCATATTGATTGACTTTACAGCCAAGGCTTTCGATGTAAAATGTTTTTTTATTCATTGAATTGCTGAAATTAGTCCTGCGCCTAATACGCGGTTGTCTTGGTAGAACACGGCAGCCTGTCCGGGTGTGATCGCATTTTGGGGGGTGTCAAAGGTGGCAATGCCGTGGGTATCATCATCCCATTCAAGGCAGGCCGGAGCCGCCTTGTGTCCGTACCGTATTTGAACGGTCAGATTGTTTATGTGTTCTTTTTCAGGATAGTGCCAGACCATCTGTTCAACCTTCATCCGGTTTTGGGCCAACTCGGATTTAAAACAGACATGAAGGGTATTGGTCTTCATGTCGATTTTTCTAACATAATAGGGGGCAGGGCCCGGAATATTGATTCCCTTGCGCTGGCCCACCGTAAATGTGTGAAGCCCCTGGTGTGATCCCAGTATCGTTCCCTGGCGGTCAACCACCGGCCCGGGTCTGGGACTGGTTTTGGTCTGGTTGATAATGAAGGCACCATGATTTTTATCCGGTAAAAAGCAGATATCCTGGCTTTCATTGGGCACAATCGGTACAAGGTTGTGCTGCCCGGCAAATTCCCGGACCCGGCTTTTGGTAAAATCGGCCAGGGGAAACACCACATGCGCTAAAACCTTGGGGGAAAGCATGGACAGAAAATAGGACTGGTCTTTATGCAGGTCAGCCCCTCGTTCAAGCCATGCATCTCCCGCCTCTTTTCTGCCGGGGGTATAGCGGTTGACCACCGTGGCATAATGGCCGGTTGCCAGCAGATCTGCCCCAAGTGTTTGCGCATGTTCGAACAATACCTTAAATTTGATCTGCATGTTGCAGACCAGGCACGGGTTCGGCGTTTGTCCGGCCATGTAGGTCGACACAAAATAATCAACCACCCGGGTCTCAAATTCCTGTGACAGGTCAATGGTGTGCACGGGAAATCCAAACACCGATGACAGGGCAGATACGTCCGTCGGATTTTTTTCAAAACCTGTGGTGAAATGAATGCCGAAAACATTTTTAAAACGCTGTTTAACAAGAAATCCTGCGACCAGGGAATCTATTCCGCCGCTCAGTGCCACAGCAACTACCGGTGAATCAGACATCAGGCCGTTTCTTTTAGATCAGAACTGAACAGACCCATGGCCCGGATGGGGCAGGTAAGAAGGCAACGCTCACACAAACTGCATTTTTCCCGGTCAAAGACCACTTCCATTTCAGGGCGTTTGATGTACAGGGCGCCTGTGGGGCAAACGGCGGTACATGCGCCGCAATGGGTGCATTTTTCTTCGTCTTTGTAAATTTTATGTTCAGGGGTGGATACACGAACCCCTTGTTCTTTCAGATACGTCATCCCCTGGTTGAATGCGGCTTTTCCGGTACAGGAAATTTCAAGCACCATGTGGCCTTCACTTTTTGAGGATATTCGTGCCTTTAAAATATTGAACATGATGTCATATTTTTTAACCAGCTCGCAGACAACGGGTCTTTGGGCCGATCTTGGTGGAAAATCTAAAATCACAATTTTTGAATACAACGTTCTAACCTCCGTTTCCTTGTGTTGAATCAAAACCAAATCCTATACCATATATCATTCATTACGGTTCATATGAAAGTCCAAATAAGTTATTGACTTACTTTCATGCGGTATATGGGGGATGAATCCGTAAATAATGGGGCAGAGCACTCCCCCTGGCTGGCCGACTGATTTTGTTTTGAGCAACCTATTCGCTTAAAATCGTAATTGCGTGAAAAATACCTTGTCAAATAGTGATAGTTTCAGATAATAGTATAAAAAAATTAGCCAAGATTTCATTATATTCTTAAATAACCTCATGAGTTCTTTTTTCAGGAGACGTATGTCTGAAAAGGCGTCATACAACAGATTAGAAGAACAGCTGAAAAGGCTTGAGCTTGAAAATGCTGCCTTGAAACAAGAGATCGTCGCGCTAAAAAAAGATCAGCCCTTTAACTTAAGTTTTGGCTCAACGCCTGCTGACTTTGAATCTGTAATCAATCAAAAAATCGAAACAGAAAGAAAATTGCTGCTGGCTACAGTCGAGCAATTTTCCGAGATGGTTTATATCACAAATTCCGAGGGGATAATTCAGTATCTCAACCCCGCATTTGAAGCGCTGACCGGGTTTTCCAGGGATGAGTGCATCGGCAAGGATATCAGTCGGTTTCGAAGCCGTAAACACGACAGCCAGTTTAATATCAATCTGCGGGCCATCATCAGTTCCGGGCGGGTATGGAAGGGCCATGCCGAGTTTAAGAAAAAAGACAACTCGTTTTGCATCATGGATCTGACCATCTCTTCGGTCACGGACAAAAACGGGGTCATTACCAACTACGTGGGCGTACAGCGAATTGTCTCTAATGAAACTGAGATCAATGAAAAAATGGCCCAGGCCCAGAAGCTTGAATCCCTTGGTACCCTGGCCGGTGGCGTGGCCCATGATCTGAATAATATGCTGTTTCCCATTCTGGGTAATGCCGAGCTATTGATCCTGAAAAGCGTGGCCTTTGACAATGGCACAAAAGAGAATCTGACCCAGCTTTATGAAAGCGCCCTCCAGGCAAAGGAACTTGTCCAGCAGATTTTAAACTTTTCCCGCCACAAAAAGATTCAACGACGGCCGCTACAAATACAAAACAGCATTGATACCGTGCTCAAGCTGATGAAATCGGGTATTCCGCGGAATATTTCCATTGAAAACGATGTGGACCCCTGCTGCCCGCCTGTGGCTGCAGATTCCACCCAGTTGCATCAGATTATCATGAATTTGATCAGTAACGGGGTACATGCCATGGGCAAAACAGGCGGTGTGATAACTGTCTCATTGAAGCCTGTGGCCGTATCCCAAGCCGATGCCGGGGGTGGTGTTAAACCGGGAAATTATATTTGTCTAAGTGTCTGCGACACAGGTGAAGGGATGTCAAAGGAGGTAATGAAGCGTATTTTCGAACCCTTTTATACCACCAAGGGCAATGAGAACGGCACCGGGATGGGATTGTCTGTTGTCTATGGTATTGTCAAAGATATGGGCGGCGGCATAAAGGTGGACAGCCAACCGGGCAAAGGTAGCCGGTTCCGGTTATATTTCCCCCAGGTTTTGGCCTCTAAAATTAAATCCGGGCTTCAAGCGTCGGTCCTGGGTGGGAAAGCAGACATTGAGTATGGGATCAACGTTCTTTTTGTGGATGATGAAAATATCATTCTCAAAGTCGCAAAATCCATGCTGGATCGCTTGGGGTGTCACACCACAACCATGACCGATCCTGTGGCGGCTCTGGAACGTTTTGAACGAGACCCGTTCACCTATGATCTTGTGATTACGGATTTATATATGGCGCATATGAACGGCGATTGTCTGGCCGAGAAAATAAGAGTACTTCGATCGGATGTCCCTATCTTCCTTTGCACGGGATTCAGCCAGGACATTACCTTGGATATGATGGCCCAGACAGGTTTTAAGGCCGTATTATCCAAACCCCTTTCCATAAAAGAATTTTCTGATAAAATCGGAAAGTTTTTTGAGCCAAAGCGTTCTCTGGATTAGTGCCGACTAAACAATAAAAAAAAAGCTGATAGACGAAAATTTAATGTCTGGTCCTGACGTAGAAAAAATAAAAGCCCTTGAAAAGAAAATGAATCATCTGGGAATTTACAAAAAAGATATCCTGGAAAAATTTATAAAATCCTCGGGCCGTGGCGGCCAAAAAGTCAATAAAACTTGCTCTGCCGTGTTTTTGACCCACCTGCCTACCAAAATAAGCGTAAAATTCGGGAAACACAGATCCCAGCATTTGAACCGGTTTATGGCACTGCGGCATCTGGTGGAAAAAATTGAACAGCAGCAAACCGGGACACCCGATGCCGCAGCCCGAAAAATAACCCGGTTAAAAAAGCAGAAAAAACGGCGAAGGAAAAAGGCGCTGGGTAAGGTACCGGACCAGAAAACAACCTGAAACGCGATGATCCAGTTTTTGTTAATTTGAACAAATTCCCTAAAACCGGACTATCGAGTGAGAATCATTTTAGAAGACGCCCAATTGACACGGCTTGATTCGGATCTCAAGCTGTTCACAAACCGATCCCATGTTTAATTTGGATATTTTAAATTCCCCGGTAAGTTCCCAGCAGGTTTTGCAGGCAATTTTTCCGTCGGATTGACATTCAAGAATCCTGTCTTTTAACTGTGGTGTCATGTGGGCATCGGGGTTGAAATTTTTTTTGCCCTTGGCGTGTCCCAAAAGGCCCAGTTGGCATTGTGCAATGCGAAGTTCAAGCAGATCCGCCTGGGTTCCGATCTCTTTTGGTGAACAATTGTGGGCCTTTGCAAGGCGGTGGGCACTTGCACATGCAAGTTTGCCGTTGCTGCTTGCCTGGATAATAGGCCCGCTCAACCGCTGGTCCAACTGCGCATCGGGGTGCCTTTTTGCATAATTATCCCTGTCCTGGTGTCCCATAATATTTAATTGACTCTTTTTTCAGGTTTATGTAAGGGTGGCTTTTTATAAGAAAGTCTGGCTTAATTACTTTTCAGATTTCTTACACGTTGTTGTGGGCTAAGCCCGGCAGGTAATATTGCCAGGTCGGCCCATGGCCGTTATAGCGCAAAACGATTAGAGGATAAAGGCCTTATTTTATGAAAGAGATACTTGGATCCGGCAAATTCCAAATGATATACATTGCCTCCTGCGGAGAGGGCGTCAACGCCTTTCATCTTGTGGAATCCACCCTTGTACAGTTTCCCGATTCCGATATCACCGTTGTAAAAGTCCCCAGGATACGCACGGAAAGCCAGGTCGATGACCTTATCGATAAGGTCAAGGATATAGAAAGTATTATTGTTCATACCATTGTTGATTCAAATCTTAGAAAATATCTTACCCGCCAGGGCATGGAAAATCAGATTGTCACCATTGATCTGATGGGTCCCATTATTTCAAGGATCGAAACCTTCCTTGACCGCAAGCCGTTGGAAACACCGGGGCTCTACAGAGAGATTCACCTGGTGAACCTGGAACAGGTCTCCGCCATCGATTTTGCCCTGGCCCATGATGACGGTTTGAACCCGGAGACCATCACCGAGGCCGAAATTGTGCTGATCGGACTGTCCCGGGCCGGAAAAACACCCTTGTCCATGTATATGAGCGTGCTGGGATGGAAAGTTGCCAATATCCCATTTGTCCCGGGCGTTCCCATGCCCGAGACCCTGGATCTTGTGGACCGGCGCCGGGTTTTTGCGCTGAACATCAACCAGGAACAGCTACAGGCGCACAGACGTATGCGCCAGGAGAGTTTAGGCGCAAAGGACATCTACGCCTATTCCGGAAAGGATGAAATTGAACGGGAGATTGAGCACGCCCAAAAATATTTTATCACCAAAGGCTATTCCATGGTCAATGTGAGCAATAAACCCATAGAAACCAGTGCAGAAGAGATTATCGAAATGATTACGCGCAGGTTCAGGGGTAATGCCCATATCCGGGATTTTATTCAGAATACGGGCACCCAGCAAAGTGAATTAAATTTTTGATTTAAGATCTTTATTAATAATATGCCTGAAAACAAAGCGCAATCAGACCGACGAAAATCCATGGATCTTTTTCGGCTTGTATTTATCTGGATGAATATCGCCGCCTGTGTTGGATTGATTGCTGCCATTCTGATTTTTCACAGGGCACAGCCCGAATTTGAAACCTTTTTCGACCGTTTTTACGATCTGCAATTAAGGCGTTACTGGGATCAGAACTATGTCCGATTCCTTGTTGACGTGCTGGGTGCAGGCGCCCTGGTCAGTGCTGCAGGGCTTTGGCTTTCCAGGTACCGGGGCCGGCGGAGCACGGATCACCGGCGTCTTGTGCTGGTGTTAACCATTCTTTATAGTCTGCTTTTTGTTCTGTCCAAAACCTTGTTGTAAGGCCCCAATCAGAAGATTCATGGACGGGTCCAATCAAGAAGTTCGGGAGGCATGCCGATAATTGTATTATCTTAAAACCAGAGATCTTTAGGACTGACAGATATGACTTGTTATTCTCTTTTGGTGTTTATATTGATTGCAATGGCAACGGCAATGCCCTGTAACGCCAGGGATTTTATGGTGGAATTTGTTGAAGAAAACTATATGGAGAACCAGGAAGAGTATGTCAAATCCCCCATGATTTATCACTCGTTTCAGGTGCGCTCCCATGCGGGATTAAAGATGCTGGTACTCACCGGGGACCATCCCGAATACCGCAGGTGGTTGCGCAGCTACGTTGCCCAGGATAAAGGGTTTATTGTCAAGGTGCCCGACGATGAAAACGATCTGTTTATTCGTTCGAAAGTCTATCAAACCGATGCGACAAACCTCCATCCCTTTAACCCTGCAAACTGGTCAATGGCAAACAGCCGTGTGTTTGACACCAAGGAGCTACCCGATTCCCAGGCCTATATGACAGCCGGTCAAGAACATATTCTCGTACTGGACCAAAATAGCAAACGCAGCGAACTTATAGATAATGTGGTCAAGCGTATGGGATATATCGGCATGATTTCCAGTGATCCGAAAGTGGCTTTGGGCATGTTTCAAAATCAGCCTGAAAAATTTAAAATGGTCATTGTAAATTACGATATATCCGGCATGGGGTCCCAGGCCTTTGTGGATCAACTGCTCAAGATTGATAAAAAAATCCCAATACTTGTGGAAACCGGTTATAATAACGAAAAACGCAAACATCAGTATTTGTCAAAATATTCCGGGGCCGGGACGGTTACGGTGACCCCCGTGGCGTTGAATCATTTACAGCAGACCATAAAAAAATTAATACAACCTGGAAAAAAGACCGGGGAGCAACCGGTTAATGGATAAAATGCATAAGATAATAAAAATATATGGCGTCATCTTTATATTTTTTTTAACGTTGCCCGGCAGCGTATGCAATGCAGATCAACAATTTCAGGACCTCAAGGCCGGGTTTAAAAATTTTATTCAATGCGAACTCACCCGCACAGATGCCGAAAATCATTTTAAGGGAAACGCGTTTAACGTGGCCATGGTGAACCTTTTCAATGTGACCACGGAACTGGATATCACCATTCTTACCGGGGCGGTGAAGTGCGATGTCCAAGGCAAGTACCGGACCTTGTATGTTGCTTTGGGGTTGAGGGAACTAAAAGGGAAAAAAGTGGTTTCCTATTTCACCGTTCGACACAAAGATTTTCGCATTCTTGCCACCGAGCTGATCCGCTATCCGTACAAGGAGCGCTGCCCGTGGGCCCGGTACTGGATCAGCCCGGAGTAATGCGTGCCCGACCGAAAACCGTAAATTTTGCCGATTTCAGCCCGCCTCGTACTCAACAAAATTGCCAGGTTTTCATTCAGACACTGATTACAATCATATCGTAACTCTAAAATTTCCCATCCGCCGCTCCGAGAAGCGACAATTCACGTTTCGTAACGTATCAAGACATATTCCGGATATCTTGATACGGAAACTTGGAACTGATACCAAACTACGAACACAAAAGAAGCCTGGCCGCCTGAAGCGGCCAGGCTTCTTTTGTCATACCGGTCAATTATCTACAGTCAGGATACATAATGGCGGCCTGGGACGCAGCCAGCCGTGCAATGGGCACCCGGTAGGGGGAGCACGATACATAGCTGAGTCCTGCTTTATGGCAGAAAAAGACCGATTCGGGGTCTCCGCCGTGTTCACCGCAGATGCCTAGCTTGATGTCCGGACGGGTTTTGCGGCCGCGTTCCACCGCCGTTGTCACAAGTCCCCCCACAGCTTCCTGGTCAAGGGTCTCAAAGGGGTCTGAACTGAGGATGGCATTGTCAATGTAATCGTTCATAAAAGAGCCGATATCGTCCCTTGAGAAGCCAAAGGTCATCTGGGTCAGATCATTGGTGCCGAAAGAGAAAAATTGAGCATATTCGGCCATTTTGTCTGCAATCAAGGCGGCTCTTGGGATTTCAATCATCGTGCCGTACAGGTA contains:
- a CDS encoding EFR1 family ferrodoxin (N-terminal region resembles flavodoxins. C-terminal ferrodoxin region binds two 4Fe-4S clusters.), with protein sequence MKIKSVRCVCFSPTGTTKTIAKSITQGINPEFTEMVDITNREQRNDQLLFNEDDIVIIATPVYYGRVPEEILPYLTSLKATQTPVVLVAVYGNRAFEDALKELHDIAVDAGFIPVAGGAFVAEHSYSSKTYPIAPHRPDESDIRKAREFGVAIRKTLQNVESSQHLTAITIPGQFPYIEPVSLNMIKEARSIVALTPETDASKCTKCGQCADVCPTGAISPENVTQTDRWQCLICFACVKICPEEARQMNEPNFQSAIQALHQNCRDRKEPEIFFI
- a CDS encoding glycerol-3-phosphate dehydrogenase/oxidase, whose amino-acid sequence is MNRAEMIKKIAGYDGYWDFVVIGGGATGLGVGLDAASRGYKTLLLEQHDFSKGTSSRSTKLVHGGVRYLRQGNISLVLEALHERGLLIRNAPHLVSHQAFVVPNYEWWDGPFYGAGMKVYDLLAGRLGLGSSKHLSKEETLKRIPTLEPKGLRGGVVYFDAQFDDSRLAVNLAQTMAEHGGVPVNYMKVTGFTRSGEMIDGVTAKNMETGDAYEIHSRVVVNATGVFTDEVLKMENPDAAPIITPSQGVHVVLDKEFLPGDSAVMVPQTTDGRVLFAVPWHDKVVVGTTDTQVPDVSLEPRALEEEIKFILDHAAVYLTKDPARDDVQSVFAGLRPLVKAGEGKSTAAISRDHYLVISESGLVTITGGKWTTYRKMAEDTVNQAALVAGLKDQPCITKDLRIHGWLKHFDEHDPLSYYGSDAVYIKKIVNADTAMGEKLHEKLSYIRAEVIWAVREEMARTVEDFLARRSRALFLNARASIDAAPEVARIMAEEMGYDRTWQVDQENAYVTLAKAYLLT
- the glpK gene encoding glycerol kinase GlpK, giving the protein MSQYIMALDQGTTSSRTILYNETGEAVAVASEAFPCQYPKDGWVEQDAEEIWRSQKNTMDAVLEQAKLNLGDVAAIGIANQRETIIAWNTETGKPVGKAIVWQCRRTADYCDRLKTEGFDTVIKEKTGLVTDAYFSGSKIRWILRHSIEARELCNKGKLKVGTVDAWLIWKLTAGVVHATDVSNASRTMIFNIHDLKYDPVLMEKLEIPEEILPHVNPSCGIFGKTNKKLFGHEIPIAGVAGDQQAALFGQAAFEKGMTKITYGTGCFMLMNTGSQAIASPSGLLTTIAWQIGDNVTYALEGSVFVAGALLQWMRDDLNFFSDVAQTEEMATAIPSSEGLYIVPAFVGLGAPYWDPYARGAMLGITRGTTKNHIIRAGLQSLAYQANDLIGAMVKDSGIKLKTVNVDGGASANNYLCQFQADILGVSLCRPKHVETTAMGAAYLAGLAVGVWADMDQIKSFWQQDRCFHLNKSQEKVDECLQGWRKAVDRAKSWAKT
- the mtaB gene encoding tRNA (N(6)-L-threonylcarbamoyladenosine(37)-C(2))-methylthiotransferase MtaB, coding for MNKKTFYIESLGCKVNQYESDAIAAQLEAHGFSRADKGSPADVCIINTCAVTSRAGMQSRQETRKLIRENPDATVIVTGCHAQTDQEQFKKISGVDLIVCHQDKPVITKYLGQEHPGNDLFDFRKPEFGDAAQFAAFAESDRPVSGKMTRAYLKIQDGCNQFCTYCIIPYARGASVSLPFDEVVAHVSSLNRQGFKEVILTGIHTGLYGMDLTPATSLTDLVKTLDENKPVDQIRISSIEPNEITEELIHLARPGHILCDHFHIPLQAGDNDVLARMKRPYSVEQFSEVVQKIHGILPHAGIGLDVIMGFPGETDEAFENTYKLVEDLPVSYLHVFPFSPRKGTPAYHFTPKVPSDTAKKRAALMRELGERKRSAFIKLNQGRVLQALIQNQRDRHTGMLKAITTNYLTIFIENEDAQGPPVGLKGKIVNLKYDQFGNDDNLVGRIIP